A single genomic interval of Mycolicibacterium sp. MU0053 harbors:
- a CDS encoding acyl-CoA dehydrogenase family protein, with product MDFAQPEAAEDLGGLVRTITESVCTPQHQRTLDGLDERFDRELWSKLIDADVLSTAAPESLGGGGYGVLEQVAVLEALGRQLAAVPYLDSVVLAAGALAEFGAEPLHEDWAKPAVAGAKVLTVALAGEMGQGPVLAQSDGDGHRLTGTRTQVAYAPSAEAFLVPAETDSGTVVFLVSAQDPGVAVTALDTTGHGSVGHLQLQSVAVSADRLVGGQEVLDWLTARQLLGLSAYQLGVLDRALELTALYAREREQFDRPIGSFQAVSSRLADGYIDVKGLRLTLTQAAWRMSEGLSTEVDVRTAAFWAAEAGHRVAHTAVHVHGGVGIDTDHPVHRYFLAAKQTEFNLGSATGQLLGIGRDLAETPV from the coding sequence ATGGACTTCGCACAGCCGGAAGCCGCCGAGGACCTCGGCGGACTGGTCCGCACCATCACCGAATCGGTCTGCACCCCGCAGCATCAGCGCACGCTCGACGGCCTCGATGAACGCTTCGACCGCGAGCTGTGGTCCAAGCTGATCGACGCGGACGTACTGTCCACGGCCGCACCGGAATCCCTTGGCGGCGGTGGCTATGGCGTCCTCGAGCAGGTCGCCGTGCTCGAGGCGCTGGGTCGCCAGCTTGCCGCGGTCCCCTATCTGGATTCGGTGGTGCTGGCCGCCGGGGCGCTCGCGGAGTTCGGCGCCGAGCCGCTGCACGAGGATTGGGCCAAACCCGCCGTGGCCGGCGCGAAGGTGCTGACCGTCGCGCTCGCCGGTGAGATGGGCCAGGGACCGGTGCTGGCCCAATCCGACGGTGATGGCCATCGACTCACCGGCACCCGCACCCAGGTGGCCTACGCCCCGTCTGCCGAGGCGTTCTTGGTTCCGGCCGAAACCGATTCGGGCACCGTGGTTTTCCTGGTGTCCGCACAGGATCCCGGCGTCGCGGTGACCGCCCTGGACACCACCGGGCACGGCAGTGTGGGCCACCTCCAGTTGCAGTCCGTCGCGGTGAGCGCCGACCGTCTGGTGGGCGGCCAGGAGGTGCTGGACTGGCTGACCGCGCGTCAACTGCTGGGGCTGAGCGCATACCAACTCGGTGTGCTGGACCGTGCACTGGAGCTGACCGCGCTCTATGCCCGCGAACGCGAGCAGTTCGACCGTCCCATCGGCAGCTTCCAGGCGGTCTCGTCGCGGCTGGCCGACGGCTACATCGACGTCAAGGGCCTGCGGCTGACGTTGACCCAGGCCGCCTGGCGGATGTCGGAGGGGTTGTCCACCGAGGTGGATGTCCGCACCGCCGCGTTCTGGGCCGCCGAGGCGGGACATCGGGTGGCACACACCGCGGTACACGTGCACGGCGGTGTGGGCATCGACACCGACCATCCGGTGCACCGGTACTTCCTGGCCGCCAAGCAGACCGAGTTCAACCTCGGCAGCGCAACCGGCCAGCTGTTGGGCATCGGTCGGGACCTGGCCGAGACCCCCGTCTGA
- a CDS encoding acyl-CoA dehydrogenase family protein produces MRIGFTPEQEELRRELRAYFTKLMTPERAEALASNDGEMGRGNVYRETVAQMGKDGWLTLSWPTEYGGQARPPMDGLIFNDEAAIANVPVPFLTINSVAPTIMAFGTDEQKKFFLPRIAAGDLHFAIGYSEPGAGTDLAALRTTAVRDGDDYVINGQKMWTSLIAYADYVWLAARTNPEAKKHRGISMLIVPTSAEGFSWTPVHTMSGVDTSATYYQDLRVPVSSLVGEENAGWKLVTNQLNHERVALVSAQPIFVALDGVREWAQNTHISPDGRGRRLIDSEWVQLNLARVHAKAEVLKLINWELASTDAAPSPADASAAKVFGTELATEAYRLLMEVLGTAATLRTDTPGALLRGRIERMHRSCLILTFGGGTNEIQRDIIGMVALGLPRVNR; encoded by the coding sequence ACCCCCGAGCGCGCTGAAGCGCTGGCATCCAACGACGGCGAGATGGGCCGCGGCAACGTCTACCGCGAGACGGTCGCGCAGATGGGCAAGGACGGCTGGTTGACCCTGTCGTGGCCCACCGAGTACGGCGGCCAGGCCCGACCGCCGATGGACGGGTTGATCTTCAACGACGAAGCGGCCATCGCCAATGTGCCGGTCCCGTTCCTGACGATCAACAGCGTGGCGCCGACGATCATGGCGTTCGGCACCGATGAGCAGAAGAAGTTCTTCCTGCCGCGCATCGCCGCCGGCGATCTGCACTTCGCCATCGGCTACTCCGAGCCCGGCGCCGGCACCGATCTGGCCGCGCTGCGCACCACGGCGGTGCGCGACGGCGACGATTATGTGATCAACGGTCAGAAGATGTGGACCAGCCTCATCGCCTACGCCGACTACGTCTGGCTGGCCGCGCGCACGAATCCGGAAGCAAAGAAGCACCGCGGGATCTCGATGCTGATCGTGCCCACCAGCGCCGAGGGTTTCTCGTGGACGCCGGTGCACACCATGTCGGGCGTGGACACCAGCGCGACCTACTACCAGGACCTCCGGGTGCCGGTGTCCAGCCTGGTGGGTGAGGAGAACGCGGGCTGGAAGCTGGTCACCAACCAGCTGAACCACGAACGCGTCGCCCTGGTTTCGGCGCAGCCGATCTTCGTCGCCCTCGACGGCGTGCGGGAGTGGGCGCAGAACACTCACATTTCGCCGGACGGCCGCGGCCGCCGGCTCATCGACTCGGAGTGGGTGCAGCTGAATCTGGCCCGCGTGCACGCCAAGGCCGAGGTGCTCAAGCTGATCAACTGGGAGCTGGCATCGACCGATGCGGCCCCGTCCCCGGCAGACGCGTCGGCGGCCAAGGTGTTCGGCACCGAACTGGCCACCGAGGCCTACCGGCTGCTGATGGAGGTGCTCGGCACGGCGGCGACGCTGCGGACCGATACCCCCGGCGCGCTGCTGCGCGGCCGCATCGAACGCATGCACCGGTCCTGCCTGATCCTGACCTTCGGGGGCGGGACAAACGAGATCCAGCGCGACATCATCGGCATGGTCGCGCTCGGCCTGCCCCGCGTCAACCGCTAA